A single genomic interval of Pyrus communis chromosome 5, drPyrComm1.1, whole genome shotgun sequence harbors:
- the LOC137734045 gene encoding COP9 signalosome complex subunit 1-like, with the protein MEGDDDTSGPMIDDEIYANGVDGDNEKRSRPIMSSEQLDIEAYASLYSGRTKIMRLLFIAQRSQSNEAMELEALRMAYDEIKKGENTQLHREVVQKIVGRLGPEYGMDVAWCDTVDRRAEQKKEKLENELNAYRTNLIKESIRMGYNDFGDFYYAHGQLGDAFKSYVRTRDYCTTSKHIVHMCMSSTLVSIEMGQFTHVTSYITKAEQIPDALDPVTVAKLRCAAGLAHLESKKYKLAARKFLETGPELGNHYNEVIAPQDVATYGGLCALATFDRMELKNKVIDNLNFRNFLELVPEVRELINDFYSSHYASCLDYLGNLKANLLLDIHLHDHLETLYGQIRHKALIQYTHPFVSVDLHMMANAFKTDVAGLEKELEALITDNQVQARIDSHNKVLYARHADQRNATFQRVLQTGNEFDRDVKSMLLRVNLIKHEHNLRSSRKH; encoded by the exons ATGGAAGGCGATGACGATACATCGGGACCAATGATCGACGATGAGATCTACGCCAACGGCGTCGATGGAGACAACGAGAAGCGGAGCCGACCCATCATGAGCAGCGAGCAACTCGACATCGAGGCCTACGCGAGCCTCTACAGCGGCCGCACCAAGATCATGCGCCTCCTTTTCATCGCCCAGAGGAGCCAGAGCAACGAGGCTATGGAGCTGGAAGCGCTCCGCATGGCCTACGACGAAATTAAGAAGGGGGAGAACACCCAGTTGCACAGGGAGGTCGTGCAGAAGATAGTCGGTCGATTGGGGCCGGAGTACGGAATGGACGTCGCTTGGTGCGACACTGTGGATAGGAGGGCCGAGCAGAAGAAGGAGAAGCTCGAGAACGAGCTCAATGCCTACAGG ACAAATCTGATCAAAGAAAGCATAAGAATGGGTTACAatgattttggagatttttatTATGCTCATGGTCAACTTGGGGATGCTTTTAAAAGTTATGTTCGGACTCGTGATTATTGCACTACGTCAAAGCATATTGTTCACATGTGCATGAGTTCAACTCTGGTCAGCATCGAGATGGGTCAATTTACTCATGTCACAAGCTATATTACCAAAGCAGAGCAAATACCAGATGCCCTTGACCCTGTCACTGTGGCTAAACTTCGTTGTGCTGCTGGATTGGCTCACTTGGAATCTAAAAAATACAAACTTGCTGCTCGTAAG TTCCTGGAAACTGGGCCTGAATTAGGAAACCACTACAATGAAGTGATTGCTCCTCAAGATGTTGCAACATATGGTGGGCTTTGTGCACTTGCAACTTTTGACAGAATGGAGCTTAAG AACAAAGTTATAGACAACCTGAATTTCCGGAATTTTTTAGAGTTAGTACCTGAAGTCAGGGAGCTTATCAATGATTTCTACTCAAG CCATTATGCTTCATGCCTGGATTACCTTGGGAATCTCAAAGCAAATTTGCTGCTTGACATCCATTTACATGATCACCTTGAGACACTCTATGGCCAGATCCGCCACAAGGCTCTCATCCAGTATACGCACCCCTTTGTGTCGGTGGATTTACATATGATGGCCAATGCTTTCAAAACTGATGTTGCAGGGCTTGAGAAAGAACTTGAAGCTTTGATCACTGACAACCAAGTCCAG GCTAGAATTGACTCGCACAACAAAGTCCTCTATGCACGACATGCAGATCAAAGGAATGCAACTTTTCAACGGGTGCTACAGACAGGGAATGAGTTTGATCGGGATGTCAAGTCTATGCTCCTTAGGGTAAATCTTATAAAGCATGAGCACAATCTCAGGTCATCAAGGAAACACTGA
- the LOC137733952 gene encoding probable methyltransferase PMT15, with protein sequence MACPSPLQYFSLKPKRANLYYMTLAAVLCTLCYLVGIWQHSSGGAVITAPVSAVASCPPITINKTIHLDFKAHHTADDLPLPPAAARVDHLPPCNAKLSDYTPCEDLTRSLKFDRKRLVYRERHCPEKEELLKCRIPAPHGYKVPLRWPESRDSVWYANVPHKELTVEKKKQNWVHYDGDRFRFPGGGTMFPRGADAYIDDIGKLINLRDGSVRTAIDTGCGVASWGAYLLSRDILTVSFAPRDTHEAQVQFALERGVPALIGILASKRLPYPSRAFDMAHCSRCLIPWGQYDGLYLIEVDRVLRPGGYWILSGPPINWENHWKGWERTAEDLRAEQTMIENVAKSLCWKKLKQKGDLAIWQKTTNHVHCKMNRKVFKKPSFCQARDPDIAWYTKMEDCLTPLPGVNNIKEIAGGELSKWPKRLNSVPPRISSGSLTGVTAQTFRENTELWNKRVAYYKTMDYQLAEPGRYRNLLDMNAYLGGFAAALVHDPVWVMNIVPVEAEVNTLGAIYERGLIGTYQNWCEAMSTYPRTYDFIHSDSVFTLYKDRCEVEDILLEMDRILRPEGSIIFRDDVDVLVKVKSIMDAMQYDARIVDHEDGSIEREKIMLAVKQYWTAPAPAEQDEGQSKTDS encoded by the exons aTGGCTTGTCCAAGTCCACTACAGTACTTTTCACTGAAACCCAAAAGAGCCAACCTTTATTACATGACGTTAGCCGCAGTCCTCTGCACGCTCTGCTACCTCGTCGGAATTTGGCAGCACTCATCCGGCGGCGCCGTCATCACCGCCCCTGTCTCCGCCGTCGCCTCATGTCCTCCAATCACCATAAACAAAACAATCCATCTCGACTTCAAAGCCCACCACACCGCTGACGACCTCCCCCTACctcccgcggcggcgcgtgtggATCACCTGCCGCCTTGCAACGCCAAGCTCAGCGATTACACACCGTGCGAGGACCTCACTAGGTCGCTGAAGTTCGACAGGAAGAGGTTGGTGTACAGGGAGAGGCATTGCCCGGAGAAGGAGGAGCTCCTCAAGTGCCGAATTCCGGCACCGCACGGGTACAAGGTGCCGCTTCGGTGGCCAGAGAGCCGGGACTCGGTTTGGTATGCGAACGTGCCGCATAAGGAGTTGACCgtggagaagaagaagcaaaattGGGTTCACTACGACGGGGACCGGTTTAGATTCCCTGGTGGCGGGACCATGTTTCCTCGCGGTGCTGATGCTTATATCGACGACATCGGAAAGTTGATTAATCTCAGAGATGGGTCTGTACGGACCGCCATTGATACCGGTTGCGGG gTTGCAAGTTGGGGAGCTTACCTTTTGTCCAGGGACATCCTAACAGTGTCATTTGCACCAAGAGACACCCATGAAGCACAAGTTCAATTTGCTCTTGAAAGAGGAGTCCCTGCATTGATTGGCATTCTTGCTTCCAAAAGACTTCCTTACCCCTCTAGAGCTTTTGACATGGCTCACTGCTCTCGTTGCCTCATTCCCTGGGGCCAATATG ATGGGCTTTACTTAATTGAAGTTGATCGAGTTTTACGCCCCGGCGGGTATTGGATTCTTTCCGGTCCACCAATAAACTGGGAGAATCACTGGAAAGGATGGGAAAGAACAGCTGAAGATCTTAGAGCTGAGCAGACTATGATCGAGAATGTAGCAAAAAGCTTGTGTTGGAAGAAACTGAAGCAGAAGGGTGATCTTGCAATTTGGCAAAAAACCACTAACCATGTCCACTGTAAGATGAACAGAAAGGTCTTCAAGAAACCATCATTCTGTCAAGCTCGAGATCCCGACATTGCATG GTATACTAAAATGGAGGACTGTTTGACTCCACTTCCTGGAGTGAACAACATAAAGGAAATTGCAGGAGGGGAATTGAGTAAATGGCCAAAGAGGCTAAACTCAGTCCCTCCAAGAATCAGCAGTGGGAGTTTGACAGGAGTCACAGCTCAGACATTCAGAGAAAACACAGAGCTATGGAATAAAAGAGTAGCATATTACAAGACCATGGATTATCAGTTGGCGGAACCCGGGAGGTACCGGAATCTGCTCGATATGAACGCTTACTTGGGCGGCTTTGCAGCTGCACTTGTTCATGACCCTGTGTGGGTTATGAACATTGTCCCTGTTGAGGCGGAGGTTAACACCCTTGGAGCCATTTATGAACGAGGATTGATTGGAACTTATCAGAATTG GTGTGAGGCCATGTCTACTTACCCAAGAACCTATGACTTCATCCACTCTGATTCAGTTTTTACCCTCTACAAGGACAG ATGTGAAGTGGAAGATATTCTTTTAGAAATGGATAGGATTTTAAGGCCAGAAGGAAGTATAATCTTCCGTGACGACGTGGACGTGTTGGTGAAAGTCAAGAGCATCATGGATGCAATGCAATACGATGCCAGAATCGTTGACCATGAAGACGGATCCATAGAAAGAGAAAAGATTATGTTGGCGGTCAAACAGTATTGGACTGCGCCAGCTCCTGCCGAACAAGATGAAGGACAAAGCAAAACAGATTCATAG